A stretch of the Cryptosporangium minutisporangium genome encodes the following:
- the galE gene encoding UDP-glucose 4-epimerase GalE translates to MKVLITGGAGFIGSTIGSACLDGGIQPVILDSLVTGKREFTEGRPFYHGDIADGALVDRIFAEHPDITAVIHCAALIVVPDSMADPLRYYRENVAKSIELIGHLQRNGCERLVFSSSASMYGADPDFSVDENSAIDPQSPYATTKVMVENVLRDVAQASSLRVLSLRYFNPIGADPQLRTGLQVARPSHALGKLVQAYEDRVTFNITGIDWPTRDGTGIRDYVHVWDLAAAHVEGLRRFDAVVPADRGYRVICLGSGTGTTVRELVAAFEAVIGESLPHQDAPARPGDVVGAFARNGLARELLGWEPKYGVEDGIRHSLEWAEIRPQRLHEA, encoded by the coding sequence GTGAAGGTCTTGATCACCGGCGGTGCCGGCTTCATCGGGAGCACGATCGGCTCCGCCTGCCTGGACGGCGGGATCCAGCCGGTCATCCTCGACAGCCTGGTCACCGGCAAGAGGGAGTTCACCGAAGGGCGGCCGTTCTACCACGGTGACATCGCCGACGGTGCTCTCGTCGACCGGATCTTCGCCGAACACCCCGACATCACCGCGGTCATCCACTGCGCGGCGCTGATCGTCGTCCCGGACTCGATGGCCGACCCGCTGCGCTACTACCGGGAGAACGTTGCCAAGTCGATCGAGCTGATCGGGCACCTGCAGCGCAACGGCTGCGAACGGCTGGTGTTCAGCTCGTCCGCGTCGATGTACGGCGCGGACCCGGACTTCTCGGTCGACGAGAACTCCGCGATCGACCCGCAGAGCCCGTACGCGACCACCAAGGTCATGGTGGAGAACGTGCTGCGGGACGTGGCTCAGGCCAGCTCGCTGCGGGTGCTCTCGCTGCGCTACTTCAATCCGATCGGCGCGGACCCGCAGCTGCGCACCGGGCTGCAGGTGGCCCGGCCGTCGCACGCGCTGGGCAAGCTCGTGCAGGCCTACGAGGACCGGGTGACGTTCAACATCACCGGTATCGACTGGCCGACGCGGGACGGCACCGGGATCCGCGACTACGTCCACGTCTGGGACCTGGCGGCCGCCCACGTCGAAGGCCTGCGCCGGTTCGACGCCGTGGTGCCTGCCGACCGGGGCTACCGCGTCATCTGCCTCGGTAGCGGAACCGGGACCACCGTGCGGGAGCTCGTCGCGGCGTTCGAAGCCGTGATCGGGGAGTCCTTGCCGCACCAGGACGCCCCGGCACGCCCGGGTGACGTGGTGGGAGCCTTCGCCCGCAACGGACTCGCTCGCGAGTTGCTCGGCTGGGAGCCGAAGTACGGCGTGGAGGACGGTATCCGGCACTCGCTGGAGTGGGCGGAGATCCGGCCTCAGCGTCTCCACGAGGCCTGA
- a CDS encoding molybdopterin molybdotransferase MoeA, giving the protein MTDPISWDDARAAVHAAATPLPGRPVPLPEADGAVLATPLVTLTALPAFDTSSVDGYAIAGPAPWRLVGQVLAGDASEITVTSGTAVEIATGAMVPVGTEHVIRLESAEVENCSWVTAPLPEKQEWRPTGEEAAAGEVLLPPGVRVTPGVLALAAACGHDVLAVRRRPRVALVVFGDELLDSGPPGAGRVRDALGPSLPGWLRRLGAEVISVTRAADTLEAHETAVRDAAAQSDLVLTTGGTMHGPVDHLHPTLATLGASYVVDTVAVRPGFPMLTATLPGPGAGWLVGLPGNPQSAVIGLVTLAAPLLAGLSGAPLPPLASVQLANDVPGRGTFTHLALARLTPDGAVTLPHAGSAMLRGVAGADGFVIVRPGTSAPTGTRVDFVPMPS; this is encoded by the coding sequence GTGACCGACCCGATCAGCTGGGACGACGCCAGAGCGGCCGTGCACGCGGCAGCCACACCGCTACCGGGGCGCCCGGTACCACTGCCGGAGGCCGACGGAGCGGTCCTGGCGACGCCGCTGGTCACGCTCACCGCGCTGCCGGCGTTCGACACGTCCAGCGTGGACGGGTACGCGATCGCGGGCCCCGCGCCGTGGCGGCTGGTCGGCCAGGTGCTGGCCGGTGACGCCAGCGAGATCACGGTCACCTCGGGCACGGCGGTCGAGATCGCTACCGGCGCGATGGTGCCGGTCGGCACCGAACACGTGATCCGGCTGGAGAGCGCCGAGGTCGAGAACTGCTCCTGGGTCACTGCTCCGCTGCCGGAGAAGCAGGAGTGGCGCCCGACCGGAGAGGAAGCGGCGGCCGGCGAGGTCCTGCTGCCGCCCGGCGTCCGGGTGACGCCGGGCGTGTTGGCGCTGGCCGCAGCGTGCGGGCACGACGTGCTGGCCGTCCGTCGACGGCCGCGGGTCGCGCTGGTCGTGTTCGGCGACGAATTGCTCGACAGCGGCCCGCCCGGCGCCGGTCGTGTCCGGGACGCACTCGGACCCTCGCTGCCCGGGTGGCTACGCAGGCTGGGCGCCGAGGTGATCTCGGTGACCCGCGCGGCAGACACGCTGGAGGCACACGAGACCGCGGTCCGGGACGCCGCCGCGCAGTCGGACCTCGTCCTCACCACCGGCGGGACGATGCACGGACCGGTCGACCACCTCCACCCGACGCTCGCGACGCTGGGCGCCTCGTACGTCGTCGACACCGTCGCCGTCCGGCCCGGCTTCCCGATGCTGACCGCGACGCTGCCGGGGCCGGGCGCCGGCTGGCTGGTCGGGCTGCCCGGTAACCCGCAGTCGGCGGTGATCGGACTGGTCACGCTGGCGGCACCACTGCTGGCCGGCCTGTCCGGAGCACCGCTGCCCCCGCTCGCGTCGGTGCAGCTCGCGAACGACGTCCCGGGGCGGGGCACGTTCACCCACCTCGCGCTGGCCCGTCTGACGCCGGACGGCGCGGTGACGTTGCCGCACGCCGGATCGGCGATGCTGCGCGGAGTCGCCGGCGCCGACGGGTTCGTCATCGTGCGCCCGGGGACGTCGGCACCCACCGGAACGCGCGTGGACTTCGTCCCGATGCCGAGCTGA
- a CDS encoding molybdenum cofactor biosynthesis protein MoaE codes for MSSETIRQAGHRVVVAQVTEAPISTAEHEQAVAVLAAGAVVGFAGVVRDHDHGRTVTELEYTGHPSAGEVLAEIAAEFAARDGVEAIAVSHRIGPLKLGDTALACAVSTAHRAEAFALCGELVDAVKARIPIWKRQVFDDGSDEWVACP; via the coding sequence ATGAGCAGCGAGACGATCCGGCAGGCCGGGCACCGTGTCGTGGTGGCCCAGGTCACTGAGGCGCCGATTTCGACCGCGGAGCACGAGCAGGCGGTGGCTGTCCTGGCCGCCGGCGCGGTGGTGGGCTTCGCCGGTGTGGTGCGCGACCACGACCACGGACGAACCGTGACCGAACTCGAGTACACCGGGCATCCGTCGGCCGGTGAGGTCCTGGCCGAGATCGCGGCTGAGTTCGCCGCGCGGGACGGCGTCGAGGCGATCGCGGTGAGCCACCGGATCGGCCCGCTGAAGCTCGGTGACACGGCCTTGGCCTGTGCGGTGAGCACCGCGCACCGCGCCGAGGCGTTCGCGCTCTGCGGGGAGCTCGTCGACGCCGTCAAGGCGCGGATCCCGATCTGGAAGCGTCAGGTGTTCGACGACGGTAGCGACGAGTGGGTGGCCTGTCCGTAG
- a CDS encoding anti-sigma factor, which yields MTDEQKPRSDAGDGPLLTDAHPEPSVRSAPGKRRWSKRLTTFAMACGLVIGAAALTLEVEEQRDRDQRSLIVAEQERLERIETVLTAPDAVSRSTTTKSGLRLSAVFSPEHHAAVVTYTDMPDIPERQTYQLWRVRNNRTKSMRVLAPDAREGSAMVLDLDEGDAVALTVEPENGSGQPTGDVVAGLPLI from the coding sequence ATGACCGACGAGCAGAAACCGCGCTCCGACGCCGGCGACGGCCCGTTGCTCACCGACGCCCACCCCGAGCCCTCCGTCCGCTCGGCTCCTGGCAAGCGTCGCTGGAGCAAGCGCCTCACCACGTTCGCGATGGCGTGCGGCCTGGTGATCGGGGCCGCCGCGCTCACGCTGGAGGTCGAGGAGCAGCGCGACCGTGACCAGCGGAGCCTGATCGTCGCCGAGCAGGAGCGGCTGGAGCGGATCGAGACCGTCCTCACCGCCCCGGATGCGGTCAGCCGGAGCACCACGACCAAGAGCGGTCTGCGGCTCTCCGCGGTGTTCTCCCCCGAGCACCACGCCGCGGTGGTCACGTACACCGACATGCCGGACATCCCCGAGCGCCAGACGTATCAGCTCTGGCGCGTCCGGAACAACCGGACGAAGTCCATGCGGGTCCTCGCTCCCGACGCGCGGGAAGGCTCCGCCATGGTGTTGGACCTCGACGAGGGCGACGCGGTGGCGCTCACCGTCGAGCCCGAGAACGGATCCGGCCAACCCACCGGCGACGTCGTAGCGGGCCTACCGCTGATCTGA
- a CDS encoding ATP-binding protein gives MDPVRNPYAPGAGQRPPELAGRDRELDQFDVVLERVSRRRPERSMILTGLRGVGKTVLLNALRSQAIGRQWGTGKIEARPDQQLRRPLSGALHMAVRELSSHHRALDRIDDFLGTLKAFALRSNPPGGKIRDRWQPGIDGPATSGRADSGDIEIDLVELLTDAADLATAVGTGIALFIDEMQDLGAEDVSALCAACHELSQTGAPLIVVGAGLPHLPALLSASKSYSERLFRYVRIDRLDRAAADLALLAPAEREDATFDEDALAALYEAADGYPYFVQAYGKVTWDVAPRSPITAADVKMAAPEAEGELAVGFFGSRYERATPAEREYMRAMAALEGSADAGAVSTSEVAVSLGRKPSSLSPARDSLIKKGLIYSAERGTVAFTVPHFARYLRTQPA, from the coding sequence ATGGACCCGGTCCGCAATCCGTACGCGCCCGGCGCCGGGCAGCGCCCACCCGAGCTCGCGGGCCGCGACCGCGAGCTCGACCAGTTCGACGTCGTCCTCGAACGGGTCTCCCGCCGCCGCCCCGAGCGCTCGATGATCCTCACCGGCCTGCGCGGGGTCGGCAAAACGGTGCTGCTGAACGCTCTGCGCTCGCAGGCGATCGGACGCCAGTGGGGAACCGGCAAGATCGAGGCCCGTCCCGACCAGCAACTGCGCCGGCCGCTCTCCGGAGCCCTGCACATGGCGGTGCGCGAACTCTCGTCCCACCACCGCGCCCTCGACCGGATCGACGACTTCCTCGGCACGCTGAAGGCGTTCGCCCTGCGGTCCAACCCGCCCGGCGGCAAGATCCGCGACCGCTGGCAACCCGGCATCGACGGCCCGGCCACCAGCGGGCGCGCCGACTCCGGTGACATCGAGATCGACCTCGTCGAGCTGCTCACCGATGCCGCCGACCTGGCCACCGCCGTCGGCACCGGCATCGCACTGTTCATCGACGAGATGCAGGACCTGGGAGCCGAGGACGTCTCCGCGCTCTGCGCCGCCTGCCACGAGCTGTCCCAGACCGGCGCACCGCTGATCGTCGTCGGCGCGGGACTGCCGCACCTGCCGGCGCTGCTGTCGGCCAGCAAGTCCTACTCCGAGCGCCTCTTCCGCTACGTCCGCATCGATCGGCTCGACCGGGCCGCGGCCGACCTCGCCCTGCTCGCACCGGCCGAGCGCGAGGACGCCACCTTCGACGAGGACGCGCTGGCCGCGCTGTACGAAGCCGCGGACGGCTACCCGTACTTCGTCCAGGCCTACGGCAAGGTCACCTGGGACGTCGCCCCGCGCTCGCCGATCACCGCGGCCGACGTGAAGATGGCCGCGCCCGAGGCGGAAGGCGAACTCGCGGTCGGGTTCTTCGGGTCACGGTACGAGCGGGCCACCCCGGCCGAGCGGGAGTACATGCGCGCGATGGCCGCGCTGGAGGGCTCCGCCGATGCCGGTGCGGTCTCCACGTCCGAGGTCGCGGTGTCGCTCGGGCGCAAGCCGTCGAGCCTCTCCCCGGCGCGGGACAGCCTGATCAAGAAGGGTCTGATCTACTCCGCTGAACGGGGAACAGTAGCCTTCACGGTGCCGCATTTCGCCCGATACCTCCGGACCCAGCCGGCGTGA